Proteins found in one Anaerolineae bacterium genomic segment:
- the pyk gene encoding pyruvate kinase yields MPNPNLPPKKTKIVCTIGPASQTQAMLERMMANGMNVARLNFAHGDFDRHAQVIKNIRAAAGAVEQRVAIMGDLPGPKMRIGRLAQELVELERGQSFILQTEDIIGTPQRVSLNFAGLPQAVKPGDKIFLSDGFIQLEVKKVKGQEVHCEVLVGGELRPHKGVNFPDIELGVNAFTPQDRKFLEFAAAQKLDAISQSFVEGPEDIELVRQTAAAMNYEPFIIAKIERSRAVENLAAILKVSDGIMVARGDLGVEIPIEKIAITQKQIIRQANLFERPVITATHMLESMVHNRRPTRAEATDVANAILDGTDCVMLSEETAVGSYPADAVAMMTHIAEVTEPQCCAGNVVQLLQSAKNSRKINTEDLISLSIFFSIETLDPCAIITPTLSGATPRRLSRFRVPMWIVAVSPNQAVCQNMQFSYGVYPVHETTRPANWEHYARRWLEQHGVTGDVALLTQGSSGGTNQLEIVDLNRPLDDVSIW; encoded by the coding sequence ATGCCAAACCCAAATTTACCTCCCAAAAAAACAAAAATCGTCTGCACCATTGGCCCGGCGTCGCAAACGCAGGCGATGCTGGAACGGATGATGGCCAACGGCATGAACGTAGCCCGCCTGAACTTTGCCCACGGTGATTTTGACCGTCATGCCCAAGTTATCAAAAATATCCGCGCCGCAGCCGGGGCTGTTGAACAGCGTGTGGCCATTATGGGCGACCTGCCCGGCCCTAAAATGCGGATTGGCCGTTTGGCGCAAGAGTTGGTTGAGTTGGAACGCGGCCAATCCTTTATTTTGCAAACCGAAGACATCATTGGCACCCCCCAACGGGTTTCGCTGAATTTTGCCGGACTACCCCAGGCGGTCAAGCCGGGCGATAAGATTTTTCTGAGTGATGGCTTTATCCAGCTTGAAGTCAAAAAAGTTAAAGGGCAAGAAGTTCATTGTGAAGTATTGGTGGGCGGAGAACTGCGCCCTCATAAAGGAGTCAATTTTCCCGATATCGAGTTGGGCGTCAATGCTTTCACCCCGCAAGACCGGAAATTTCTGGAATTTGCCGCTGCCCAAAAACTGGACGCCATCAGCCAATCCTTTGTGGAAGGGCCGGAGGATATTGAACTGGTCCGCCAAACAGCAGCGGCAATGAATTATGAGCCTTTCATCATTGCCAAAATTGAACGTTCTCGCGCCGTGGAAAACCTGGCCGCTATCTTAAAAGTATCCGACGGCATCATGGTTGCCCGCGGCGATTTGGGCGTGGAAATTCCCATTGAAAAAATTGCTATTACCCAGAAACAAATCATTCGCCAGGCCAATCTTTTTGAAAGACCCGTCATCACCGCCACCCACATGCTGGAGTCAATGGTCCACAACCGCCGGCCTACCCGCGCCGAAGCCACCGACGTGGCCAACGCCATCCTTGACGGCACCGACTGCGTGATGCTCTCCGAAGAAACTGCGGTGGGCAGTTATCCCGCCGACGCGGTAGCAATGATGACCCACATTGCCGAAGTGACAGAACCGCAATGTTGTGCCGGTAACGTGGTGCAGCTTTTGCAATCCGCCAAAAATAGCCGTAAAATCAACACCGAAGACCTCATCTCGCTCAGTATTTTCTTTAGTATAGAAACCCTGGATCCTTGCGCCATTATCACGCCCACCTTAAGCGGCGCAACGCCCCGGCGACTGAGCCGGTTTAGAGTGCCCATGTGGATTGTGGCGGTCAGCCCCAACCAGGCCGTTTGCCAGAATATGCAATTTTCTTATGGCGTTTATCCGGTGCATGAAACCACGCGCCCGGCCAACTGGGAACATTACGCCCGCCGTTGGCTGGAACAGCACGGCGTAACGGGGGATGTGGCCTTGCTCACCCAGGGGTCTTCAGGCGGCACCAATCAGCTAGAAATTGTTGATCTTAACCGCCCGCTTGATGACGTCTCTATTTGGTGA
- a CDS encoding glycogen/starch/alpha-glucan phosphorylase, giving the protein MSAKKQSNHRTDRTVEAFKRAMADNLYYTRGQSAYTASRSDIYMTLAYTVRDYLMERWRKTVDAYFENNPRFVFYLSAEYLLGQQLTQNMLYTNTTALARQALADYGFNLADLIELDCEPGLGNGGLGRLAACFLDSLATMDIPCMGYGIRYEFGIFKQSFKNGWQVESPDDWLHCGNPWEFAQPDDMVEVKFGGSTQSYTDEEGHYRVRWLPNETVLGEPCHTLVPGYKTGTVNLLRLWRARAGKEFDFQLFDVGDYARAVQQKTLSENITKVLYPNDNTPQGKELRLKQQYFFVTCSLQDIIRRYLAFNGDLVQLPEKAVIQLNDTHPVVAIPELMRLLIDEYGFEWALAWDITTRMFAYTCHTLMPEALEKWPIDLFGRLLPRHLEIVYEINRRFLNEVRAKFPYDEERVARMSIIEEGQERQVRMAHLASVGSFSINGVAELQSKLLKEQTLRDFGEMWPKKFNNKTNGVTPRRFMKLANPRLAELITAKIGDNWLNDLDQLQKLEKFADQARFRTEWQAIKQQNKEELAAYILKHNGLKVDPHSMFDIMVKRLHEYKRQLLKVLHIITLYNRLQANPDFDLTPRTFIFGAKAAPGYQMAKLIIKLINAVAEVVNNDPAVRDRLKVVFLANFNVSLGEKIYPAADVSEQISLAGKEASGTGNMKFALNGALTVGTLDGANIEIRERVGAENFFLFGLNADEVFALKAKGYNPMDYYHDNAELKQVLDRIASGYFAHGDTKLFEPIINSLLYHDEYLLLADYQSYLECQDEVDRLYRLERSWTRMSILNVARCGFFSSDRSIRQYCLDIWKVMPMRVEEG; this is encoded by the coding sequence ATGAGCGCTAAAAAACAAAGCAACCACCGCACCGATCGCACCGTTGAAGCTTTCAAAAGAGCAATGGCCGATAACCTCTACTATACCCGGGGCCAGTCCGCTTATACTGCCAGCCGTTCCGACATTTATATGACCCTGGCTTATACTGTGCGCGATTATCTAATGGAACGCTGGCGCAAAACCGTAGACGCCTATTTTGAAAACAACCCCAGATTTGTCTTTTACCTATCGGCAGAGTATTTGCTGGGCCAACAGCTCACCCAAAATATGCTCTACACCAACACCACCGCCCTGGCCCGGCAAGCCCTGGCCGATTATGGGTTCAACCTGGCCGACCTCATTGAACTGGATTGTGAACCCGGCCTGGGCAATGGCGGCCTGGGGCGTTTGGCAGCCTGTTTTCTCGACTCGCTGGCCACGATGGACATTCCCTGTATGGGGTACGGGATTCGGTACGAGTTTGGCATCTTCAAACAATCTTTCAAAAATGGCTGGCAGGTGGAAAGCCCCGACGATTGGCTGCATTGCGGCAACCCCTGGGAATTTGCCCAGCCAGACGACATGGTGGAAGTTAAGTTTGGCGGTTCTACCCAAAGCTACACCGACGAGGAGGGCCATTACCGGGTGCGCTGGTTGCCTAACGAGACGGTGTTGGGCGAACCTTGCCACACCCTGGTGCCCGGCTACAAAACCGGCACGGTCAACCTGCTGCGCCTGTGGCGGGCCAGGGCCGGCAAAGAGTTTGATTTTCAGCTTTTTGACGTGGGCGACTACGCCCGCGCCGTGCAGCAAAAAACCCTTTCGGAAAACATCACCAAAGTGCTCTACCCCAACGACAACACCCCCCAGGGCAAAGAATTGCGGCTTAAACAGCAGTACTTTTTTGTCACCTGCTCTTTGCAAGACATCATCCGCCGCTATCTGGCTTTTAACGGTGATTTAGTGCAGTTGCCGGAAAAAGCGGTTATCCAACTCAACGATACCCATCCCGTGGTGGCCATCCCCGAACTGATGCGCCTGCTGATTGACGAGTATGGCTTTGAGTGGGCATTGGCCTGGGACATTACTACCCGCATGTTTGCCTATACCTGCCACACCCTGATGCCGGAAGCCCTGGAAAAATGGCCCATTGACCTCTTTGGCCGGCTGCTGCCCCGGCACCTGGAAATTGTTTATGAAATCAACCGCCGTTTTCTGAATGAAGTGAGGGCCAAATTTCCCTACGATGAGGAACGGGTGGCCCGCATGTCCATCATCGAGGAGGGCCAGGAAAGGCAGGTGCGGATGGCTCACCTGGCCAGCGTGGGTAGTTTTTCCATCAACGGCGTAGCCGAGTTGCAATCTAAATTGCTCAAAGAACAGACCCTGCGCGACTTTGGCGAGATGTGGCCGAAGAAGTTTAACAACAAAACCAACGGCGTCACCCCACGCCGGTTTATGAAATTGGCCAACCCTCGCCTGGCCGAGTTGATAACGGCCAAAATTGGCGATAATTGGCTCAACGACCTGGATCAATTGCAAAAGCTGGAAAAGTTTGCCGATCAAGCCCGCTTCCGCACAGAGTGGCAGGCCATCAAGCAGCAGAACAAAGAAGAGCTGGCGGCCTACATTCTAAAACACAACGGCCTTAAAGTTGACCCCCACTCCATGTTTGACATTATGGTCAAGCGGCTGCACGAGTATAAACGCCAGTTGCTCAAGGTGTTGCACATTATTACCCTTTATAACCGGCTCCAGGCCAATCCGGATTTTGACCTTACACCGCGGACCTTCATCTTTGGGGCCAAAGCCGCGCCCGGTTATCAAATGGCCAAGCTCATCATCAAACTCATCAACGCCGTTGCCGAGGTGGTCAATAACGATCCTGCTGTGCGCGACCGTTTGAAAGTGGTTTTTTTGGCCAACTTCAATGTGTCGCTGGGTGAAAAAATTTACCCGGCGGCTGACGTATCCGAGCAAATCTCGCTGGCGGGCAAAGAAGCCTCCGGCACCGGCAACATGAAGTTTGCCCTCAACGGCGCGCTGACCGTAGGCACGTTGGATGGAGCCAACATTGAGATCCGCGAGCGCGTAGGCGCAGAAAACTTTTTCCTCTTTGGCCTCAATGCCGACGAAGTGTTTGCCCTGAAAGCCAAAGGCTACAATCCCATGGACTACTATCACGACAACGCCGAACTCAAACAAGTGCTTGACCGCATTGCCTCCGGCTACTTTGCTCATGGGGACACTAAACTCTTTGAGCCTATTATCAACTCCCTGTTGTATCACGACGAATACCTGCTGCTGGCCGATTACCAATCTTACCTGGAGTGTCAAGATGAGGTGGACCGGCTTTACCGGCTGGAACGCTCGTGGACGCGGATGTCCATTCTCAATGTAGCCCGCTGCGGCTTTTTTTCGTCGGACCGGAGCATACGGCAGTATTGTTTGGACATCTGGAAAGTGATGCCCATGAGGGTTGAGGAAGGGTAG